CCGGGTATTGTCATTTGCGAGTACGCTACCCGCAAGTTCTTGGAAGTCATAGTCTTGAATTAATTTCGGGGTCAAATCAAACTCGTCATCGATATAGCCGCTGTATGTTTGCGAATCCAATTCATTACCATCGGTGTCCACCCAAAATATCGTGAACGGCTGTGCTTCCGTCCGATATTGGTACACAATTTCATTAGCAAATGGTGCCAACACGCCGGTTTCGTCACCGCTAATGAGCTTAGGCTCGTCATATCCTTTGATTTCAGGAACCGCGGGAATATCATACGACGCCCCATCATAGCCAGTGAATGAAAATGGAATTACGGAGTGACCATCAGTGTCTTGCTTGATGACCTTTCCCGACTCATCCACGTATTTGTACGTAATGCTGGCACCAATTGTCCACCGATCAGCGTTCAAAAATTCATTATAACTCCCACTAGCTTCATTACCGTTGATTTTATCAATAAACGCACGTGCTGTATCCAGCGCACTGGCATCGGCTGGAACCACAAATCCACCCGGCCGCGTGTTAAAAAAGGCAAAATCAGCAATGATATCTGGTGCCAACTCACCCACCGTAACTTGTTGCAAGCTTCGTGTATTCGAAAAAGCAAAGCTCCCAATCGAAGTTAAATTGGTTAGTCCACTTAAATTAATTGCTGTCAGCCCCGTATCACTGAACGCACCTGCACCAATCGTCGTTAGGTTAGGAATTTTTTCAAAAGCAAACGCGGTCAAATTATCATTGCTTGAAAATGCATAATTGGCAATGATTGTTAAACCGATCAGTTGTTCAAAGTCAACGCTCGTTAGCTGTGCATTGAAAGAAAAAGCATCATAACCAATCGAACTTAAATCCGCTAAACCATTCAGATTAATCGTTGTCAGCCCAGTTGTGCAGAACGCACCTTCGCCAATTCTTGTTAAGCCAGTTAATTTTTCAAAAGCAAACGTGGCGAGATTTTCACAGTTGGTAAATGCCCCATCGCCAATCATGGTCACATTGGCGACATTTTCAAGATTAACAGCCGTTAAGTTTGGTAACTCAGAAAACGCATTATACTCAAATGTAATCAGATTAGGTAAATTGAATAAATTAACCGTGGTTAAATTTTGGAAATCCGCTCCCGCAAAACTATCACTTTCAAAACTAGTGAGTCCGAGCAAATTGTCAATCGTTAACGTTGTCAAATCGTAAGTACCTTCAAATAAATCATCCCCAAAATTCTCGAGTAATGGTAAATCTTTGAACGTCGCATTCTGAACGGCACTGCCCAATGCCCCGTCGCCAATTGTCGTCAGCTGCGGAAGATTTTCAAGTTTAACAGTCGTCAGATTTTCACAATCACTAAACACGCCAGCACCAAGTGTGCTTAAGGCCGATAATGAATTCAAATCAACCGTCTTCAACCCACTGCCACCGAACGCCTGGTCACCAAGCGTGCTTAAGCTAGGAAATTGACCAAAATCAAAAGACTCTAGCGCACCACAACCCATCAGCGCGCCATTGCTAATCGTCGTCAAATTTTTTGAAACATCATCAAAATTAAGGTTGGCCAAGCTATTGCACATTTCAAAGGCTTTTTCGCCAATTGTCGTCAATGCAGGTAAGTTATTAAAATTAACCGTCGTCAAAGATTGACTAAGTGTGAATGCTTGATCCGGAACTTTGGTTAATAACGGTAAATTATCCAATGTAACAGTTTCCAGATTATGCGCGGCATGGAACGGTGCGTCACCAAGTGTCGTGAGTTTTGGTAAATTAAGTAAATTAACTTCTTCAAGCTTGTTATTTGTAAACACATTATGCCCAAGCGTGGTTAAATTTGGTAAGTTTTGCACCG
This is a stretch of genomic DNA from Periweissella cryptocerci. It encodes these proteins:
- a CDS encoding leucine-rich repeat protein; translation: MKTRQQRKAVSQLHNRKSAQEISRQSKRLAYASLATVTLLGGMGATPTVLADEIFSERSELSEQPVNDTPTLPSNLNDEKPELPVADVTPAPANEQADDKITAEDTATLTMAEPAPLPTKDITPAQEKLTSAKNKSAKTANSKLKKLEKASRLGDQAYVFTKDDLVFTDTNKTVIAGFSDDFLQNRYADWNGELVFDSALSNVTGIDDYAFYGVENLVSVNLNALTNLTTIGDAAFQDNVNLTNVNFASLPKLTTIGASAFDGCYNLATFNFSGTPALETIGISAFNGCTNLTGLNFDNLTKLKTIGNSAFAGSENVTGINFEKLTALETIGDWAFADTSLTTVNLISLPHLSVIGQSAFATPDAIMKNVTLKDLPLLTSVNDQMLGNCATLVLEDLPGIETLPNQAFSNKNIEKITVQNLPNLTTLGHNVFTNNKLEEVNLLNLPKLTTLGDAPFHAAHNLETVTLDNLPLLTKVPDQAFTLSQSLTTVNFNNLPALTTIGEKAFEMCNSLANLNFDDVSKNLTTISNGALMGCGALESFDFGQFPSLSTLGDQAFGGSGLKTVDLNSLSALSTLGAGVFSDCENLTTVKLENLPQLTTIGDGALGSAVQNATFKDLPLLENFGDDLFEGTYDLTTLTIDNLLGLTSFESDSFAGADFQNLTTVNLFNLPNLITFEYNAFSELPNLTAVNLENVANVTMIGDGAFTNCENLATFAFEKLTGLTRIGEGAFCTTGLTTINLNGLADLSSIGYDAFSFNAQLTSVDFEQLIGLTIIANYAFSSNDNLTAFAFEKIPNLTTIGAGAFSDTGLTAINLSGLTNLTSIGSFAFSNTRSLQQVTVGELAPDIIADFAFFNTRPGGFVVPADASALDTARAFIDKINGNEASGSYNEFLNADRWTIGASITYKYVDESGKVIKQDTDGHSVIPFSFTGYDGASYDIPAVPEIKGYDEPKLISGDETGVLAPFANEIVYQYRTEAQPFTIFWVDTDGNELDSQTYSGYIDDEFDLTPKLIQDYDFQELAGSVLANDNTRSASDFNWMTATELAGQKMKFGDNNGRSYKFIYAKKVALPDDNNNQGQPGDNGTTDTKPDKPTGKPVVPGNIPGPAGGTKPANKPINNPTNLPISGDDKPSGTSGTQGGGTTTTSQNSVQPNNNSQTTQAQTGSLPKSGRVTDYLLPVLGAVLVGIIGLVTFRKRRN